ATTATAGCTGCGGCAAAAGAAATTTCAGTGGAATCGACCAAATGGTACGTGATAAGCGTTGTTTTGAAATCGGATTTCTATAGACAGGCCAATATTGTAAACATTATCCTGTTATTGACCGGCATTTTTGGATTTTTTGCAACCGCATATATTATGTATAATCTTAATCGCCTTAAAGAAATTGCCGATGAAGCAAACACAGGAAAAAGCGTATTTTTAGCAAGAGTTTCGCACGATTTACGAACTCCGCTCAACGCAATTAACGGATTTGCCGAAATAGAACTGAACAAAGAGCACTCTAAAGAAACGGCAAACAATATAAGTAAAATTTTACGTTCCGGATACATGCTCATGCAGATACTCAACGACCTTTTAGATCTTTCAAAAATCGAAAACGGAAAACTTGAAATTATTAAAAAAGAATATAACGTTGGAAATTTGATAGAAGACGTCATATATATAAATAAATTTCGCATTGACGGCAAAAATATTAAACTTCAAATAAAATTCGATAAAAATATTCCGCAAAAACTTTTCGGAGATGAAATTCGTGTTAAACAAATTTTTAACAATATTTTATCGAATGCTTTCAAATATACGGAAAACGGCATAATTTCCGTGTATTTTTCGGTCAAACGGTTATCCCCCGATCTTTGTCAATTAATTGCCGTCGTTAAAGACACCGGAATAGGAATCAAAAAAGAAAATATATCAAAATTGTTTCACGAGTATAATAGATTTGACGTTGAAAAGCATCGTAATACGGAAGGGACGGGGCTTGGATTAAATATAACAAAACAACTTGCCGAAATTATGGGCGGCGACGTTTCGGTCGAAAGCGAGTACGGCAAAGGAAGTACTTTTACGGTTACCATAATTCAGGGTATTATCGGAGATAAATTTATTACGGATGAAACTGCCGCCAGATTGGAAAATTTGAATTTTATCGAAAACAATGAATATTACATCCACAAAATTGATTTTGTTTCGCTTCCCAACGTTAACGTTTTGGTAGTAGATGACGTTCAGACAAATCTTGATGTCGCGTTAGGAATGCTTAGCCCTTACAAAATGAAAGTGGACTGTGTTTTGAGCGGAGAAGAAGCGCTTAGTATTATTTCCGACGGCGGTAAGAAATACGACATCTTATTTGTCGACCATATAATGCCGGGAATGGACGGAATAGAAACCGTGCGAAAAATTCGCAAAATAAACTCGGAATACACTCGAAACCTTCCCATTGTAGCTTTTACGGCGAATACATTGTCTGATATGGAAAAGATGTTTTTGGAAATGGGATTTAACGCTTTTATTTCAAAACCTATAGACACCGACAAACTTGATGAAATTATTCACAAATGGGTTTATGACAGATTGAGCGAAAGTGAGAAATTGAAAGCCCCGCGTAATACTGACAAGTCGGCTTTTATTGCTCAAGAAAAACCGCAAATAAAGCCGGACACACATAAAATAGAAGGTTTGGATTTTGAAAAAGGAGTCAAAAGATTTAACGGAAGCTATGACGCATACTATCGCGTAATTTCTTCGTTTGTGAAAAACATCGCTTCGAAAATTAATGCGATTGACGACGTCTCTTCAAAAAATATCGCCGATTATGCAATTACAATTCACGGAATTAAAGGTTCCTGTTATGGAATAAGCGCAAATTTATTTGGCGATGAAGCGGCGGTTCTAGAAAAATTCGCCAAAGACGGCGATTTAGAAAAAATATGGGAATTAAATCCTAAATTTATTGAAAAAATCAAATTGTTTATAGAAAAATTACAAAATTTACTTAACGAAATAAATTCGTCTAAAGAAGAAAAACCGAAAATGATATTGCCTGATACAAATTTGCTTAAGAAAATTTTAGTTTCCGCACAAAATTACGATATGGAAGAATTGCGAAATTCGGTTAATGATCTGGATAAATTTCGTTATGAAAAAGACAATGAATTAGTCACGGAAATCAAACAAAAATGCGATGTTTTCGATTATGACGGTATCGCAAGAATTATATCAAAATTTTTGAATAATTCGGACAATATTTCTAAATAGATATATGTTTTGAAGATTTTTGATTTGTCCTTATTTTATCCGTAAGCCAATCGTCGCCGAA
The sequence above is drawn from the Chitinispirillales bacterium genome and encodes:
- a CDS encoding response regulator; translated protein: MHKSNEKALATVVSSVKNTLGYASTIFETSFEQLMDYIENDYDNSHLLCEMTTITNRIAATTKGASYENGIYGYIRGEYLDGIGWAPPENYVVHYRPWYINALKAKGNIVTSSPYYDASTGQLIISYSKAIYNRNGNFLGVLAMDAFFDNLFGSLTVAESMGYVILLDDKFVIISHPDTNAIGVKLFDFDVDNKLNPKSLNEKLISDLVTKKLTEKHGHNKIIAAAKEISVESTKWYVISVVLKSDFYRQANIVNIILLLTGIFGFFATAYIMYNLNRLKEIADEANTGKSVFLARVSHDLRTPLNAINGFAEIELNKEHSKETANNISKILRSGYMLMQILNDLLDLSKIENGKLEIIKKEYNVGNLIEDVIYINKFRIDGKNIKLQIKFDKNIPQKLFGDEIRVKQIFNNILSNAFKYTENGIISVYFSVKRLSPDLCQLIAVVKDTGIGIKKENISKLFHEYNRFDVEKHRNTEGTGLGLNITKQLAEIMGGDVSVESEYGKGSTFTVTIIQGIIGDKFITDETAARLENLNFIENNEYYIHKIDFVSLPNVNVLVVDDVQTNLDVALGMLSPYKMKVDCVLSGEEALSIISDGGKKYDILFVDHIMPGMDGIETVRKIRKINSEYTRNLPIVAFTANTLSDMEKMFLEMGFNAFISKPIDTDKLDEIIHKWVYDRLSESEKLKAPRNTDKSAFIAQEKPQIKPDTHKIEGLDFEKGVKRFNGSYDAYYRVISSFVKNIASKINAIDDVSSKNIADYAITIHGIKGSCYGISANLFGDEAAVLEKFAKDGDLEKIWELNPKFIEKIKLFIEKLQNLLNEINSSKEEKPKMILPDTNLLKKILVSAQNYDMEELRNSVNDLDKFRYEKDNELVTEIKQKCDVFDYDGIARIISKFLNNSDNISK